From a single Sporosarcina oncorhynchi genomic region:
- a CDS encoding MFS transporter, translated as MFNMFIAMAGIGLIIPIMPEFLKTFGVAGKVLGFLIAIFSFAQFIFSPLSGVLSDRHGRKKIIIIGLFIYGASQLAFSLSTELWMLFVARFFSGFGAAFLVPPMMAFVADITPLEKRGRGLGLLGASMSLGFMIGPGIGGFLSTISIHFPFYVAAGASFFAAVLSIFILPNPAPSVVIEKALLKSENLLRQMIRSTKTPYFVLLIVMFVFSFGLANYQSTLALFADQKFGYDATQIAILITVGGFVGVIVQTFVINPLFKRYGEMRIILINLLVAALSMFAILFVNTFFTILLVAAIFSTATSLLRPAVNTLVSKLADEEQGFAAGMMNAYMSLGNMVGPALAGYIFDINYTFPYLLGTLILLLCFVIASTWAKKNTLMLAATRTK; from the coding sequence ATGTTCAATATGTTCATTGCAATGGCTGGTATCGGTCTGATCATCCCTATCATGCCTGAGTTTTTAAAGACATTTGGAGTTGCAGGAAAAGTGCTTGGTTTTCTTATTGCTATATTTTCATTCGCGCAATTTATTTTCTCACCATTATCAGGCGTATTATCTGATCGCCATGGTCGGAAGAAAATTATTATCATAGGTTTATTCATCTATGGTGCTTCCCAACTAGCTTTTAGTTTGTCCACCGAGTTATGGATGCTTTTTGTCGCTCGGTTCTTTTCAGGATTTGGTGCGGCTTTCCTTGTTCCACCGATGATGGCTTTCGTCGCTGATATAACACCCCTAGAAAAACGAGGTAGAGGGCTTGGACTTCTCGGAGCTTCCATGTCTCTAGGCTTCATGATTGGACCGGGAATCGGAGGATTTTTATCAACAATTAGTATTCACTTCCCTTTTTATGTGGCAGCGGGTGCTTCGTTCTTTGCGGCGGTCCTTTCCATCTTCATACTACCTAATCCTGCCCCATCGGTTGTAATCGAAAAAGCGCTCTTGAAATCGGAGAATTTACTGAGACAAATGATCAGGTCCACGAAGACCCCTTATTTCGTCCTACTAATTGTCATGTTCGTTTTCTCGTTCGGATTGGCGAACTATCAATCTACCTTGGCATTATTTGCCGATCAGAAATTTGGCTATGACGCGACTCAAATTGCAATTCTAATAACTGTCGGCGGATTTGTCGGTGTCATCGTTCAAACATTTGTTATCAACCCACTCTTCAAGCGTTATGGAGAGATGCGCATCATTCTAATTAATCTTCTTGTTGCAGCGCTTTCGATGTTCGCAATTTTGTTCGTCAATACGTTCTTTACCATTCTACTGGTTGCGGCAATTTTTTCGACCGCAACTTCACTTCTAAGGCCTGCAGTAAACACTCTTGTTTCTAAGCTTGCTGACGAGGAACAGGGATTTGCTGCTGGAATGATGAATGCTTATATGAGTCTTGGCAATATGGTCGGTCCGGCACTCGCCGGTTATATTTTCGATATTAATTATACTTTCCCTTACTTGCTCGGTACGTTGATTCTTCTCTTATGTTTTGTAATTGCGAGTACGTGGGCAAAAAAGAATACATTAATGCTTGCCGCAACGAGAACAAAATAA
- a CDS encoding VWA domain-containing protein, which yields MDIRIEEPLWLLLLIPIAVYMIFTWINAKARVKSRTTILYTLRSITIICIVIALTVPYMLLPNEEEQILFVVDRSISVGEAGKLADEWIAESLKARQVNQSAGLYSFAGSFRTDLQLTTHELLQPSIEPMQSSGSTNIAKAVDLAASFAKAGMATRIVLFSDGLETEGSIEELLPKYEGSRVQIDTVELKRSNLADASISLFETPRSAYEGEKQLVRVEVESSTQAEGQLLIYRNDEEIINERITLDEGGNAFAFNMEARGSGLLKYEAKIIVPNDAFLENNRMLSITKLEQSPRILVVQTERNPSVIPSLLDSNALDVDVVDTDQLPESLSGYLGYGAIIFDNVPGHLVGEHKMTVIEQAVKKFGTGFMMVGGDESFGLGGYFKSPIERLLPVEMEVKGKEQLPSLGLVISLDRSGSMSGSKIVIAREAAARAVELLRNDDTFGFTAFDHDIWEVIPVGPLKDKQDAIDQILSVPVAGGTDIFPSIRKAYEDLADLKLQRKHIILLTDGQSDMPPDYEEVISEGKSSNITLSTVSIGSDADVGLLEELAEIGGGRFYDAVDESTVPSILTRETSMLTRTYIEDDPFYVNLNNVPEWTSLFSDGVPQMNAYIAATPKGTATIVADSPKEDPVIAEWMYGLGRTVAFTSDSSGKWSGDLARWEGYADFWNVAVSRLLPSYEDVPYVISNEGGGTYTVTDTSRNSAFLDISIVDEQGVDVPFQTEPLAPGKVRVQLDAEPGLVFFGVSDDKGGLFEAGVSVPYSDEYKQSEPDSAMLTKIAERTGGMVLNTPSDAFRKHPFKSGDRLPIANWLILTAMVLFFIDITLRRFGMFSGIMNRRTVPIETDSPPMSEDHVGELLKKKRKR from the coding sequence GTGGATATCCGAATTGAAGAACCGTTATGGTTATTGTTGCTTATTCCAATTGCCGTGTATATGATTTTTACTTGGATAAATGCTAAAGCGAGAGTCAAAAGTAGAACAACCATTCTTTATACATTAAGAAGCATTACGATTATTTGCATTGTCATTGCACTTACAGTCCCTTATATGCTTTTACCGAATGAAGAGGAACAGATCTTGTTTGTCGTGGACAGATCCATCTCTGTAGGGGAAGCAGGGAAGTTGGCAGATGAATGGATTGCTGAGAGCTTGAAAGCACGTCAGGTCAATCAATCTGCTGGCTTATACTCGTTCGCGGGTTCATTCCGAACGGACTTGCAATTGACTACTCATGAACTATTACAACCGAGTATCGAACCGATGCAATCAAGTGGATCAACAAATATCGCTAAGGCAGTAGACTTGGCAGCATCCTTTGCGAAAGCAGGGATGGCGACCCGTATCGTACTGTTCTCAGATGGGTTGGAAACAGAAGGTTCAATTGAAGAATTATTGCCTAAATATGAAGGTAGCCGTGTTCAAATTGATACTGTGGAATTAAAAAGATCGAATTTGGCAGATGCCTCCATTTCTTTATTTGAAACTCCGCGAAGCGCTTACGAAGGCGAAAAACAATTGGTTCGTGTAGAAGTAGAATCGTCCACTCAGGCAGAAGGACAGCTGTTGATATATAGAAATGATGAAGAAATTATTAACGAGAGAATCACTTTGGATGAAGGGGGCAATGCTTTCGCATTCAATATGGAAGCAAGGGGTTCTGGCTTGTTGAAATACGAGGCGAAAATAATTGTACCGAACGACGCTTTCCTAGAAAACAACCGGATGCTTTCCATTACAAAGCTTGAACAGTCTCCAAGAATTCTTGTCGTACAGACTGAACGCAATCCATCGGTCATTCCTTCATTGTTGGATAGCAATGCATTAGATGTGGATGTTGTCGACACAGATCAGTTGCCCGAATCGCTGTCAGGTTATTTAGGGTATGGAGCTATCATTTTTGATAATGTTCCCGGACATCTTGTCGGAGAACATAAAATGACGGTTATCGAGCAGGCTGTGAAGAAATTCGGCACCGGCTTCATGATGGTAGGTGGAGATGAAAGTTTTGGTCTTGGTGGTTATTTCAAATCACCAATCGAACGGTTACTACCGGTTGAAATGGAAGTGAAGGGCAAAGAGCAATTACCATCTCTCGGTCTAGTCATTTCATTAGACCGCTCTGGAAGTATGTCAGGCTCGAAGATTGTTATTGCAAGGGAAGCAGCCGCCCGTGCGGTGGAATTGCTCAGAAACGATGATACGTTCGGTTTTACGGCATTCGACCATGATATATGGGAAGTCATTCCTGTTGGGCCGCTAAAAGATAAACAAGATGCGATTGACCAAATCTTATCAGTGCCTGTGGCTGGCGGAACGGACATCTTTCCATCGATAAGAAAAGCATATGAAGACTTGGCTGATTTGAAACTACAGCGAAAACATATCATTTTGCTAACAGACGGTCAGTCGGATATGCCACCGGACTATGAAGAGGTCATCTCTGAAGGGAAAAGCTCAAATATAACGTTGTCAACAGTTTCTATTGGATCCGATGCAGATGTCGGGCTACTAGAGGAATTGGCGGAAATAGGTGGCGGAAGGTTCTATGATGCTGTCGATGAGTCAACTGTCCCTTCGATTCTAACGAGGGAGACATCCATGTTGACGAGAACCTATATTGAAGATGATCCTTTTTACGTCAACTTGAATAATGTGCCGGAATGGACGTCACTATTCAGTGATGGGGTTCCACAAATGAATGCGTATATTGCCGCTACGCCAAAAGGGACTGCGACAATCGTTGCAGACAGTCCAAAAGAGGATCCTGTCATTGCAGAATGGATGTATGGACTCGGACGTACAGTCGCCTTCACCTCCGACTCTTCGGGTAAATGGTCTGGTGATTTGGCGAGATGGGAAGGATACGCGGATTTCTGGAATGTTGCCGTATCAAGATTATTGCCGTCCTATGAAGATGTACCCTATGTCATCTCGAACGAGGGCGGCGGGACATATACTGTTACAGATACATCCCGGAATTCAGCGTTTCTTGACATTTCGATTGTAGATGAGCAAGGGGTGGATGTGCCGTTTCAAACGGAACCGTTAGCTCCCGGAAAAGTACGGGTTCAACTAGATGCTGAACCAGGACTTGTTTTCTTCGGTGTTTCTGATGATAAAGGCGGTCTGTTCGAGGCCGGTGTATCAGTGCCCTACAGCGATGAATATAAACAGTCAGAGCCTGATTCGGCAATGCTTACAAAGATAGCTGAACGAACTGGTGGCATGGTCCTGAATACACCTAGTGATGCATTCAGAAAACATCCATTTAAAAGTGGAGATCGTCTTCCGATTGCGAATTGGCTTATATTGACGGCAATGGTTCTGTTTTTCATTGATATTACATTGCGGAGATTTGGAATGTTCTCGGGTATTATGAATCGGAGAACTGTTCCAATCGAAACAGATTCTCCTCCAATGTCGGAGGATCATGTCGGCGAATTATTGAAAAAGAAACGAAAACGATGA